In Acinetobacter pittii, one genomic interval encodes:
- a CDS encoding thioesterase family protein yields MSLLQLFEEIKQKEWIEIPEGWLQGRTVFGGLVAGLLMQKACCNIQDPNKRLLSCNITFVGPVQQGPAKLTIEILREGKSVTTLETRLWQDGAVQTILVASFGVPRASSINVRQEPRVPVYAPPEDLQPIPFARQMPECYQHFDVCWAEGHYPVTGSQYADFGGWSRFSPEKHENRQMTLPDLIVLMDIWPPGVLPMFKQVAPASSLTWHITYVHPFQHQLYDWFKYKVVTEYAGEGYSTEAAHLWDQNDHLIAILRQTVTVFT; encoded by the coding sequence ATGTCATTACTGCAATTATTTGAAGAAATAAAACAAAAGGAATGGATTGAAATACCTGAAGGGTGGTTACAAGGGCGAACCGTTTTTGGTGGTCTTGTCGCTGGATTACTCATGCAAAAAGCCTGCTGCAATATTCAAGATCCAAATAAAAGATTATTAAGCTGTAATATTACTTTTGTGGGGCCTGTACAGCAGGGGCCTGCTAAATTGACTATTGAAATTTTAAGGGAAGGTAAGTCGGTCACTACGCTTGAAACCCGTTTATGGCAAGATGGGGCGGTACAAACCATTTTGGTTGCGAGCTTTGGTGTACCTCGTGCATCGAGTATTAATGTGCGGCAAGAACCTAGAGTTCCAGTTTATGCACCACCAGAAGATTTACAACCTATTCCTTTTGCTAGACAAATGCCAGAATGCTATCAACATTTTGATGTATGCTGGGCAGAAGGTCACTATCCTGTTACAGGAAGTCAGTATGCTGACTTTGGAGGATGGTCAAGGTTTTCTCCAGAGAAGCATGAAAATCGTCAAATGACTTTGCCAGATTTAATTGTTTTGATGGATATTTGGCCACCTGGTGTATTGCCGATGTTTAAGCAAGTTGCTCCTGCAAGTTCTTTAACTTGGCACATTACCTATGTCCATCCGTTTCAACATCAATTGTATGACTGGTTTAAATATAAAGTGGTAACTGAATATGCGGGTGAAGGTTATTCCACAGAAGCTGCCCATCTTTGGGACCAAAATGATCATTTAATTGCAATTTTACGGCAAACTGTTACGGTATTTACTTGA
- the uvrC gene encoding excinuclease ABC subunit UvrC, with the protein MNQNARPHIEKILANMTQLPGVYKMLGKEGELLYVGKAKNLKNRVSSYFVKKIEHPKTQALVARIYDIETLVTRSETEALLLEQNLIKQYRPPYNIMLRDDKSYVYIFVSADKPYPRLASGRGKGKHQIGKFFGPYPSAYSARDTLLVLQKLFNVRQCENSYFSQRKRPCLQYQIKRCSAPCVGLISPEDYKEDVNNSIRFLQGDTKELNQELIAKMEQAAAELEFEKAVFYRDRLSLLREVQALQAVFKVKGEADILAIAYQAGVTCVQIMYVRNGRMLGGKSYFPDMLGDDLGQMLSDFIANFYFQVADEVPNELIVNIALPDCKELEEALAQQFGKKVQIKSNVRETRAEWLELAEMNVQHAIKGQLSNHLELNERFHQLEQVVGRPVDRIECFDISHTMGEAPIASCVVFDQGGARKRDYRQFAIQDITAGDDYAAMRQALTRRYKKAILPDLLLIDGGKGQLHMAMEVMQELGLDAFMVGVSKGEGRKPGLETLHFTDGTKIQLPEDHKALHLIQQVRDEAHRFAITKHRAKRDKRRSTSVLEAIPGLGPKRRRDLLTHFGGIQGVLKASEKELTLVPGFGEMMARTIYKILHE; encoded by the coding sequence GTGAATCAAAACGCTCGTCCCCATATTGAAAAAATTTTAGCCAACATGACCCAACTTCCAGGTGTTTACAAAATGCTAGGGAAGGAGGGCGAATTGTTATATGTCGGCAAAGCAAAAAACCTAAAAAATCGGGTGTCGAGTTATTTTGTTAAAAAGATTGAGCATCCTAAAACTCAAGCTTTAGTTGCACGAATTTATGATATTGAAACTTTGGTTACTCGTTCAGAAACTGAAGCTTTACTCCTAGAACAAAACTTAATTAAACAATATCGCCCGCCGTATAACATTATGCTGCGGGACGATAAGTCATATGTCTATATTTTTGTTTCGGCCGATAAGCCTTATCCTCGGCTTGCTAGTGGCCGCGGCAAAGGGAAGCACCAAATTGGTAAGTTTTTTGGGCCTTACCCAAGTGCTTATAGCGCACGTGATACATTACTGGTTTTGCAAAAACTTTTTAATGTACGTCAGTGTGAAAATAGCTATTTCTCACAGCGCAAGCGCCCATGTTTGCAATACCAGATCAAGCGGTGTTCAGCTCCTTGTGTAGGTCTGATTTCGCCCGAAGATTATAAAGAAGACGTTAATAATAGTATTCGCTTTTTGCAAGGTGATACCAAAGAGCTTAATCAAGAGCTCATTGCAAAAATGGAACAAGCGGCGGCTGAGCTCGAATTTGAAAAAGCTGTTTTTTACCGTGATCGTTTATCTTTATTGCGTGAAGTACAAGCCCTACAAGCCGTATTTAAGGTCAAAGGCGAAGCAGATATTCTGGCAATTGCATATCAAGCAGGCGTGACATGCGTGCAAATTATGTATGTACGCAATGGGCGAATGCTAGGTGGAAAAAGTTATTTCCCAGACATGCTAGGTGATGATCTTGGGCAAATGCTCAGTGACTTTATAGCGAACTTTTACTTTCAGGTTGCAGATGAAGTACCCAATGAACTCATTGTGAACATCGCATTGCCTGACTGTAAAGAATTAGAAGAAGCATTGGCGCAGCAGTTTGGGAAAAAAGTTCAGATTAAGAGTAATGTTCGAGAAACTCGTGCCGAGTGGCTAGAGTTAGCTGAAATGAACGTTCAGCATGCCATTAAAGGGCAGTTGAGTAATCATTTAGAACTTAATGAACGTTTCCATCAGTTAGAGCAAGTGGTGGGAAGACCTGTCGATCGTATTGAATGTTTTGATATTAGTCATACTATGGGTGAAGCTCCAATTGCTTCATGTGTCGTGTTTGACCAAGGCGGAGCGCGTAAGCGTGACTACCGCCAATTCGCGATTCAAGACATCACGGCAGGCGATGACTATGCTGCTATGCGACAAGCTTTAACACGCCGTTATAAAAAGGCCATATTGCCTGATTTACTGTTGATTGATGGTGGTAAAGGTCAACTCCATATGGCAATGGAAGTTATGCAAGAGCTTGGACTAGATGCTTTTATGGTGGGTGTATCCAAAGGTGAAGGGCGTAAACCCGGACTTGAAACTCTGCATTTTACTGATGGCACGAAAATCCAGTTACCAGAAGACCATAAAGCATTGCATTTAATTCAACAGGTGCGTGATGAGGCCCATCGTTTTGCGATTACTAAACATCGTGCTAAACGTGATAAACGCCGTAGTACCTCAGTTCTGGAAGCAATTCCAGGATTAGGACCAAAGCGTCGTCGAGATTTATTAACTCATTTTGGTGGGATTCAAGGTGTTTTAAAAGCATCTGAAAAAGAGCTCACTCTTGTGCCCGGTTTTGGTGAGATGATGGCGAGAACGATTTATAAAATTCTGCATGAATAA